In Carettochelys insculpta isolate YL-2023 chromosome 31, ASM3395843v1, whole genome shotgun sequence, a single window of DNA contains:
- the ANKRD39 gene encoding ankyrin repeat domain-containing protein 39: MAAPGSCCGPAPGARQTLREMDFERGIWAAALHGDLGRVRHLLGKHPEPSQPDGAGYTALHYASRNGHSAVCQFLLQSGADCNAQTHGGATALHRACYGGHVAVAGLLLAQGADPAIVDDDGMSSLHKAAEKGHRDICDLLLQHSPGLKSLRDRRGRRACDLVPRSGALWDLLEPAEP; encoded by the exons atggccGCCCCCGGCTCCTGCTGCGGCCCCGCGCCCGGCGCGCGCCAGACCCTGCGGGAGATGGACTTCGAGCGAG GTATCTGGGCGGCGGCGCTGCACGGGGACCTGGGCCGCGTCCGGCACCTGCTGGGGAAGCACCCGGAGCCCAGCCAGCCCGACGGGGCGGGGTACACGGCCctg CACTACGCCAGCCGCAACGGGCACAGCGCCGTCTGCCAGTTCCTGCTGCAGAGCGGGGCCGACTGCAACGCCCAGACCCACGGCGGAGCCACCGCCCTGCACCGTGCCTGCTATGGGGGCCACGTGGCTGTGGccgggctgctgctggcccagggagCCGACCCTGCCATTGTGGACGACGACGGCATGAGCAGCCTGCATAAG GCGGCCGAGAAGGGCCACCGGGATATCTGcgacctgctgctgcagcacagcccgGGGCTGAAGAGCCTTCGAgacaggaggggcaggagagccTGCGACCTGGTCCCCAGGAGTGGCGCCTTGTGGGACCTCCTGGAGCCAGCCGAGCCGTAG